One window of the Bartonella bacilliformis KC583 genome contains the following:
- the yajC gene encoding preprotein translocase subunit YajC translates to MLITNAQAQAQAAGGAAGGTSFVTFIPFILIFVIMYFLIIRPQRVQMKKRQEMLNAVRRGDVIVTGGGIIGKVIKVHDEIGELEVEIGEDMHIRILRSTLADVRVKGEPVSEEKATPSAKVKTPKKSGNKTTTKDSVAVAKKAKSPSEEEKPKA, encoded by the coding sequence ATGTTGATTACCAATGCTCAGGCTCAGGCTCAGGCTGCAGGTGGTGCTGCTGGCGGAACGTCGTTCGTTACCTTTATTCCTTTTATTTTAATTTTTGTGATTATGTATTTTTTAATTATTCGCCCGCAGCGTGTGCAAATGAAAAAGCGGCAAGAAATGCTTAATGCTGTACGTCGTGGAGATGTAATTGTAACAGGTGGCGGTATCATTGGTAAGGTTATAAAGGTTCATGATGAAATTGGTGAATTAGAGGTTGAAATTGGTGAGGATATGCATATCCGCATTCTGCGTTCAACATTAGCTGATGTGCGGGTTAAAGGTGAGCCAGTTTCAGAAGAGAAAGCAACACCTAGTGCTAAGGTAAAAACACCTAAAAAGTCTGGAAATAAAACCACAACAAAAGACAGCGTGGCTGTTGCTAAAAAAGCAAAATCTCCATCAGAGGAAGAGAAACCAAAAGCGTAA
- a CDS encoding Mth938-like domain-containing protein, whose protein sequence is MSHAIQVREAHFPGRAPIDAYGNGGFRFADMSHQGSIICVPSGVYGIDMVGPMPSRDDISRILQEADEIEIFLIGTGIELLRLPEELRVVLWEKRISTDTMSTGAAVRTFNVLLSENRAVAALLFAVE, encoded by the coding sequence ATGTCTCATGCAATTCAAGTGCGCGAAGCGCATTTCCCAGGGCGAGCGCCTATTGATGCTTATGGAAATGGTGGTTTTCGTTTCGCCGATATGTCGCATCAAGGTTCTATTATATGTGTACCATCAGGCGTTTATGGTATTGATATGGTGGGGCCTATGCCGAGTCGGGACGATATCTCTCGCATTTTACAAGAAGCGGATGAGATTGAGATTTTTTTGATAGGCACAGGGATTGAGTTATTACGTTTACCTGAAGAGTTACGAGTAGTTTTATGGGAAAAGCGTATTTCAACAGATACAATGAGTACAGGAGCAGCAGTGCGCACATTTAATGTTCTTTTGTCTGAAAATCGTGCAGTTGCTGCGTTGTTGTTTGCAGTAGAATGA
- a CDS encoding phytoene/squalene synthase family protein translates to MTHFLPHCLSVLRATDRDRYISVLFAPKRKRRALAALYAFNAEIARIRESVSDPLIGEMRLRWWYDSIANSTVPNGENNPILNELLETIILFNLPKEAFLQYCDARIFDLYNNSIITIHDLESYCYKTASKILQLACQILDFDSAKNFTDACEHGGVSQALSGILRLLSLMQSRYQCYFPSDMLRALGIDREDLESNRITDKQKCQMIEAMVALSRDHYLKFYEYSIILPETLKPAFLPLAITPVSLQKALKLEAEVFQNSINSSLLHRYWLITKTAICGNFPKLS, encoded by the coding sequence ATGACACATTTTCTTCCTCATTGTCTCAGTGTTTTACGTGCTACAGATCGTGATCGCTATATATCGGTGTTATTTGCACCTAAAAGAAAACGCAGAGCATTAGCTGCTCTTTATGCTTTTAATGCAGAAATTGCTCGTATTCGCGAAAGTGTAAGTGATCCGCTTATTGGTGAAATGCGATTACGTTGGTGGTACGATTCCATTGCTAATAGCACAGTACCAAATGGTGAAAATAATCCGATTTTGAATGAGTTGCTGGAAACAATTATTCTATTTAATTTACCTAAAGAAGCTTTTTTACAGTATTGTGATGCACGGATTTTTGATCTTTACAATAACTCGATAATAACCATTCACGATCTTGAGAGTTATTGTTATAAAACAGCAAGTAAAATTTTGCAGCTTGCATGTCAGATATTGGATTTTGATTCAGCAAAAAATTTCACCGATGCCTGTGAGCATGGTGGAGTTTCTCAAGCATTAAGCGGTATATTACGTCTTTTGTCGTTAATGCAATCACGATATCAATGTTATTTTCCTTCTGACATGCTGAGAGCTCTGGGAATAGACAGAGAAGATTTAGAGTCTAATCGTATCACCGATAAACAAAAATGTCAGATGATTGAAGCTATGGTAGCTTTATCGCGAGATCATTATCTTAAGTTTTATGAATATTCTATTATTTTACCTGAAACACTCAAACCCGCATTTCTCCCGTTAGCCATTACACCAGTGTCTCTTCAAAAGGCATTAAAATTGGAAGCTGAAGTTTTTCAAAATAGCATAAATTCTTCATTACTTCATCGTTATTGGTTAATAACAAAAACAGCTATTTGTGGTAATTTTCCAAAATTATCATAG